Proteins encoded together in one Callospermophilus lateralis isolate mCalLat2 unplaced genomic scaffold, mCalLat2.hap1 Scaffold_63, whole genome shotgun sequence window:
- the LOC143387751 gene encoding rho-related GTP-binding protein RhoC-like isoform X1, whose translation MAAIKKKLVAVGDGACGKTCLLIVFSTDQFPEVYFPTVFENYIADIEVDGKQVELALWDTAGQEDYDCLWPLSYPDTDVILMCISIYSPDSLENVHEKWTPEVKHFCPNMPIILVGNKKDLRQDEHTRRELAKMKKDPVRSEEGWNMANHISAFGYLECSAKAKEGVLEVFKMAT comes from the exons ATGGctgcaataaaaaagaagctggtGGCTGTGGGGGATGGAGCCTGTGGAAAGACCTGCCTCCTCATCGTCTTCAGCACAGATCAGTTTCCAGAGGTCTACTTCCCTACTGTCTTTGAGAACTACATTGCAGACATTGAGGTGGACGGCAAGCAG GTGGAGCTGGCTTTGTGGGACACAGCAGGGCAAGAAGACTATGACTGTCTGTGGCCCCTCTCCTATCCTGACACAGATGTCATCCTCATGTGCATCTCCATTTACAGCCCTGACAGCCTGG AAAACGTTCATGAGAAGTGGACTCCGGAGGTGAAGCACTTCTGCCCCAACATGCCCATCATCTTAGTGGGAAATAAGAAGGACTTGAGGCAAGATGAGCATACCAGGAGAGAGCTGGCTAAGATGAAGAAG GATCCTGTTCGATCTGAGGAAGGCTGGAATATGGCAAATCATATCAGTGCCTTTGGCTACCTTGAGTGCTCTGCCAAAGCCAAGGAGGGAGTGCTGGAGGTTTTCAAGATGGCCACTTGA
- the LOC143387751 gene encoding rho-related GTP-binding protein RhoC-like isoform X2 produces MAAIKKKLVAVGDGACGKTCLLIVFSTDQFPEVYFPTVFENYIADYDCLWPLSYPDTDVILMCISIYSPDSLENVHEKWTPEVKHFCPNMPIILVGNKKDLRQDEHTRRELAKMKKDPVRSEEGWNMANHISAFGYLECSAKAKEGVLEVFKMAT; encoded by the exons ATGGctgcaataaaaaagaagctggtGGCTGTGGGGGATGGAGCCTGTGGAAAGACCTGCCTCCTCATCGTCTTCAGCACAGATCAGTTTCCAGAGGTCTACTTCCCTACTGTCTTTGAGAACTACATTGCAGAC TATGACTGTCTGTGGCCCCTCTCCTATCCTGACACAGATGTCATCCTCATGTGCATCTCCATTTACAGCCCTGACAGCCTGG AAAACGTTCATGAGAAGTGGACTCCGGAGGTGAAGCACTTCTGCCCCAACATGCCCATCATCTTAGTGGGAAATAAGAAGGACTTGAGGCAAGATGAGCATACCAGGAGAGAGCTGGCTAAGATGAAGAAG GATCCTGTTCGATCTGAGGAAGGCTGGAATATGGCAAATCATATCAGTGCCTTTGGCTACCTTGAGTGCTCTGCCAAAGCCAAGGAGGGAGTGCTGGAGGTTTTCAAGATGGCCACTTGA
- the LOC143387751 gene encoding rho-related GTP-binding protein RhoC-like isoform X3: MAAIKKKLVAVGDGACGKTCLLIVFSTDQFPEVYFPTVFENYIADIEVDGKQDPVRSEEGWNMANHISAFGYLECSAKAKEGVLEVFKMAT; this comes from the exons ATGGctgcaataaaaaagaagctggtGGCTGTGGGGGATGGAGCCTGTGGAAAGACCTGCCTCCTCATCGTCTTCAGCACAGATCAGTTTCCAGAGGTCTACTTCCCTACTGTCTTTGAGAACTACATTGCAGACATTGAGGTGGACGGCAAGCAG GATCCTGTTCGATCTGAGGAAGGCTGGAATATGGCAAATCATATCAGTGCCTTTGGCTACCTTGAGTGCTCTGCCAAAGCCAAGGAGGGAGTGCTGGAGGTTTTCAAGATGGCCACTTGA